A genome region from Nycticebus coucang isolate mNycCou1 chromosome 4, mNycCou1.pri, whole genome shotgun sequence includes the following:
- the OAS3 gene encoding 2'-5'-oligoadenylate synthase 3 isoform X3: protein MDVYRTPAAQLDKLVARSLQPSGEFVAATRRALGALDTALRERRAGPGAANLPRVLKTAKGGSFGRGTALRGGCDFELVIFFDCFKSYKDLGTHRAKVLKDMQALLESWWQTQLPGLRLEFTEQGMSGALRFRLASTDCENWMDVSLVPSFDVLGQLSSNSKPKPQVYSTLLNSGCQEGEHAACFAELRRNFINMRPTKLKNLILLVKHWYCQVCARGPRKETLPPVYALELLTIFAWEQGCKEDAFSLAKGLRTVFGLIQQYQHLCVFWTINYSFEDPAVGQFLQRQLKRPRPVILDPCDPTWDVGNGATWHWDVLAQEAESCYDQPCFLQGAGAPVQPWQVMGGSFGRGTDLKGSCDVELIIFLTCFTNYKDQGTRSREILDEIRMQLESWWQLQVPSLSLSFPEQNSPETLQFQVMSTALESRIDVSLLPAFDAMGQTNPGTKPNPQVYSTLLKSGCQEGQHAACFAELRRNFVNTRPVKLKNLILLIKHWYHQVAAQNKGKGPACASLPPAYALELLTIFAWEQGCGMDRFNMAEGLQTVLGLVQKYQHLCVYWTVNYSIEDPALRTHLLGQLRKSRPLVLDPADPTWNVGQGNWELLAQEAAALGTQTCCTNRNGTPVPPWDVMPALLYQTPAGDLDKFISEFLQPNRQFLTQVNKAVDTICSFLRENCFQNSPIKVIKVVKGGSSAKGTALRGCSDADLVVFLSCFSHFTEQGNKRAEIISEIRAQLEACQREQQFEVKFEVSKWENPRVLSFSLTSQTMLDQSVDFDVLPAFNALGQLVSGSRPSPQVYTDLIHSYSNAGEYSTCFTELQRDFIISRPTKLKSLIRLVKHWYRQCNKMPKGRGSLPPQHGLELLTVYAWEQGGQDPQFNMAEGFRTVLELVTQYRQLCIYWTVNYDAEDETIRDFLKLQLQKPRPIILDPADPTGNLGCNARWDLLAKEAAACTSALCCTAQDGTPIQPWPVKLLQEGWW, encoded by the exons ATGGACGTGTACCGCACCCCTGCCGCCCAACTGGACAAGCTGGTGGCCCGCAGCCTGCAGCCGTCGGGGGAGTTCGTGGCGGCCACGCGGCGCGCACTGGGCGCCCTGGACACCGCCCTGAGGGAGCGCAGGGCCGGCCCAGGCGCCGCGAACCTGCCGCGGGTGCTGAAAACCGCCAAG gGAGGTTCCTTTGGCCGGGGCACAGCTCTCAGGGGTGGCTGTGATTTTGAACTTGTCATCTTCTTCGACTGCTTCAAGAGCTATAAGGACCTGGGGACCCACCGTGCAAAGGTCCTCAAGGACATGCAGGCGCTGCTGGAATCCTGGTGGCAGACCCAACTCCCTGGTCTGAGACTTGAGTTCACTGAGCAGGGCATGTCTGGGGCACTGCGGTTCCGATTGGCATCTACAGATTGTGAAAACTGGATGGATGTTAGCCTGGTGCCCTCTTTTGATGTCCTGG GGCAGCTCAGCTCCAACAGCAAACCCAAGCCCCAAGTCTACTCTACTCTCCTCAACAGTGGCTGCCAGGAGGGTGAGCATGCAGCCTGCTTTGCTGAGCTGCGGAGGAACTTCATAAACATGCGCCCAACCAAGCTGAAGAATCTGATCCTGCTTGTGAAGCACTGGTACTGCCAG GTGTGTGCACGGGGGCCAAGGAAGGAGACGCTGCCCCCGGTCTATGCCCTGGAGCTGCTGACCATCTTTGCCTGGGAGCAGGGTTGCAAGGAGGATGCCTTCAGCTTGGCCAAAGGCCTCCGGACTGTCTTCGGCCTGATCCAACAGTACCAGCACCTCTGTGTCTTCTGGACCATCAACTACAGCTTCGAGGACCCTGCTGTTGGGCAGTTCTTGCAGAGACAGCTTAAGAGACCCAG GCCTGTGATTCTGGACCCATGTGACCCCACATGGGATGTGGGGAATGGGGCCACCTGGCACTGGGATGTGCTAGCCCAGGAGGCAGAGTCCTGCTATGACCAGCCGTGCTTTCTGCAGGGGGCTGGAGCCCCTGTGCAGCCCTGGCAGGTGATG GGGGGCTCATTTGGCCGGGGCACAGACCTAAAGGGCAGCTGTGATGTCGAACTCATCATCTTCCTCACCTGCTTCACCAACTACAAGGACCAAGGGACCCGCAGTAGGGAGATCCTTGATGAGATTCGGATGCAGCTGGAATCTTGGTGGCAGCTCCAGGTCCCCAGCCTGAGCCTTAGTTTTCCGGAGCAGAATTCTCCTGAGACGTTGCAGTTCCAGGTCATGTCCACGGCCCTGGAAAGCCGGATAGATGTTAGCTTGCTGCCCGCCTTTGATGCCATGG GGCAGACCAACCCTGGCACCAAACCTAATCCCCAGGTCTACTCGACCCTCCTCAAAAGTGGCTGCCAGGAGGGTCAACATGCAGCCTGCTTCGCGGAGTTGAGGAGGAACTTCGTGAACACCCGCCCAGTCAAGCTGAAGAACCTGATTCTGCTCATAAAACACTGGTACCACCAG GTTGCAGCTCAGAACAAAGGAAAAGGGCCAGCCTGtgcctccctgcccccagcctaTGCCCTAGAACTCCTGACCATCTTTGCCTGGGAGCAGGGCTGTGGGATGGACCGTTTCAACATGGCCGAAGGCCTCCAGACTGTCCTGGGGCTTGTCCAAAAATATCAGCATCTCTGTGTCTATTGGACAGTCAACTATAGCATTGAAGACCCAGCTCTGAGGACACATCTTCTTGGCCAGCTTCGGAAATCCAG GCCCCTGGTGCTGGACCCAGCTGACCCCACCTGGAATGTGGGCCAGGGTAACTGGGAGCTGCTGGCCCAGGAAGCAGCAGCACTAGGGACACAGACCTGCTGTACAAATAGAAATGGAACACCTGTGCCGCCCTGGGACGTGATG CCAGCACTCCTTTACCAAACCCCAGCAGGGGACCTCGACAAGTTCATCAGTGAATTTCTCCAACCCAACCGCCAGTTCCTGACTCAAGTGAACAAAGCTGTTGATACCATCTGCTCATTCCTGAGGGAAAACTGCTTCCAGAATTCTCCCATCAAAGTGATTAAAGTGGTCAAG GGCGGCTCTTCAGCCAAAGGCACAGCTCTACGAGGTTGCTCTGACGCTGACCTAGTGGTGTTCCTCAGCTGCTTCAGTCACTTCACCGAGCAGGGGAACAAGCGAGCTGAGATCATTTCAGAGATCCGAGCCCAGCTGGAGGCATGTCAGCGGGAGCAGCAGTTCGAGGTGAAGTTCGAGGTCTCCAAATGGGAGAATCCGCGCGTGCTGAGCTTCTCACTGACATCCCAGACAATGCTGGACCAGAGTGTGGACTTTGATGTGTTGCCAGCCTTTAATGCCCTAG GTCAGCTGGTCTCCGGCTCTCGGCCCAGCCCTCAGGTCTACACTGACCTCATCCACAGCTACAGCAATGCAGGCGAGTACTCCACCTGCTTCACAGAGCTGCAGCGAGATTTCATCATCTCTCGCCCCACCAAACTGAAGAGTCTGATCCGGCTGGTGAAGCACTGGTACCGGCAG TGCAACAAGATGCCGAAGGGAAGAGGCTCCCTGCCCCCCCAACATGGGCTGGAACTCCTGACGGTATACGCCTGGGAGCAGGGTGGACAGGACCCCCAGTTCAACATGGCTGAGGGCTTCCGCACAGTCCTGGAGCTGGTCACCCAGTACCGCCAGCTCTGTATCTACTGGACCGTCAACTATGATGCTGAGGATGAGACCATTAGAGACTTCCTGAAATtgcagcttcagaaacccag
- the OAS3 gene encoding 2'-5'-oligoadenylate synthase 3 isoform X1, with product MDVYRTPAAQLDKLVARSLQPSGEFVAATRRALGALDTALRERRAGPGAANLPRVLKTAKGGSFGRGTALRGGCDFELVIFFDCFKSYKDLGTHRAKVLKDMQALLESWWQTQLPGLRLEFTEQGMSGALRFRLASTDCENWMDVSLVPSFDVLGQLSSNSKPKPQVYSTLLNSGCQEGEHAACFAELRRNFINMRPTKLKNLILLVKHWYCQVCARGPRKETLPPVYALELLTIFAWEQGCKEDAFSLAKGLRTVFGLIQQYQHLCVFWTINYSFEDPAVGQFLQRQLKRPRPVILDPCDPTWDVGNGATWHWDVLAQEAESCYDQPCFLQGAGAPVQPWQVMDLPHSGRSGLDHPIRRDPNQGTLEDCKILDPGHLRAGSKPPSSPAPVSSGTASITPSMSGTVSDLSQIPTKELDRFIQDHLKPSPQFQEQVKRAIDVILRCLRENCVHKVSRVSKGGSFGRGTDLKGSCDVELIIFLTCFTNYKDQGTRSREILDEIRMQLESWWQLQVPSLSLSFPEQNSPETLQFQVMSTALESRIDVSLLPAFDAMGQTNPGTKPNPQVYSTLLKSGCQEGQHAACFAELRRNFVNTRPVKLKNLILLIKHWYHQVAAQNKGKGPACASLPPAYALELLTIFAWEQGCGMDRFNMAEGLQTVLGLVQKYQHLCVYWTVNYSIEDPALRTHLLGQLRKSRPLVLDPADPTWNVGQGNWELLAQEAAALGTQTCCTNRNGTPVPPWDVMPALLYQTPAGDLDKFISEFLQPNRQFLTQVNKAVDTICSFLRENCFQNSPIKVIKVVKGGSSAKGTALRGCSDADLVVFLSCFSHFTEQGNKRAEIISEIRAQLEACQREQQFEVKFEVSKWENPRVLSFSLTSQTMLDQSVDFDVLPAFNALGQLVSGSRPSPQVYTDLIHSYSNAGEYSTCFTELQRDFIISRPTKLKSLIRLVKHWYRQCNKMPKGRGSLPPQHGLELLTVYAWEQGGQDPQFNMAEGFRTVLELVTQYRQLCIYWTVNYDAEDETIRDFLKLQLQKPRPIILDPADPTGNLGCNARWDLLAKEAAACTSALCCTAQDGTPIQPWPVKLLQEGWW from the exons ATGGACGTGTACCGCACCCCTGCCGCCCAACTGGACAAGCTGGTGGCCCGCAGCCTGCAGCCGTCGGGGGAGTTCGTGGCGGCCACGCGGCGCGCACTGGGCGCCCTGGACACCGCCCTGAGGGAGCGCAGGGCCGGCCCAGGCGCCGCGAACCTGCCGCGGGTGCTGAAAACCGCCAAG gGAGGTTCCTTTGGCCGGGGCACAGCTCTCAGGGGTGGCTGTGATTTTGAACTTGTCATCTTCTTCGACTGCTTCAAGAGCTATAAGGACCTGGGGACCCACCGTGCAAAGGTCCTCAAGGACATGCAGGCGCTGCTGGAATCCTGGTGGCAGACCCAACTCCCTGGTCTGAGACTTGAGTTCACTGAGCAGGGCATGTCTGGGGCACTGCGGTTCCGATTGGCATCTACAGATTGTGAAAACTGGATGGATGTTAGCCTGGTGCCCTCTTTTGATGTCCTGG GGCAGCTCAGCTCCAACAGCAAACCCAAGCCCCAAGTCTACTCTACTCTCCTCAACAGTGGCTGCCAGGAGGGTGAGCATGCAGCCTGCTTTGCTGAGCTGCGGAGGAACTTCATAAACATGCGCCCAACCAAGCTGAAGAATCTGATCCTGCTTGTGAAGCACTGGTACTGCCAG GTGTGTGCACGGGGGCCAAGGAAGGAGACGCTGCCCCCGGTCTATGCCCTGGAGCTGCTGACCATCTTTGCCTGGGAGCAGGGTTGCAAGGAGGATGCCTTCAGCTTGGCCAAAGGCCTCCGGACTGTCTTCGGCCTGATCCAACAGTACCAGCACCTCTGTGTCTTCTGGACCATCAACTACAGCTTCGAGGACCCTGCTGTTGGGCAGTTCTTGCAGAGACAGCTTAAGAGACCCAG GCCTGTGATTCTGGACCCATGTGACCCCACATGGGATGTGGGGAATGGGGCCACCTGGCACTGGGATGTGCTAGCCCAGGAGGCAGAGTCCTGCTATGACCAGCCGTGCTTTCTGCAGGGGGCTGGAGCCCCTGTGCAGCCCTGGCAGGTGATG GACCTTCCACATTCTGGGCGCTCAGGTTTGGACCACCCCATCCGGCGAGACCCTAACCAGGGGACACTTGAAGACTGCAAGATCCTCGATCCAGGTCATCTAAGGGCAGGGAGTAAACCACCCTCATCCCCAGCTCCTGTCTCTTCAGGGACAGCCAGCATCACCCCCTCTATGTCCGGGACAGTCTCAGATCTGTCTCAGATTCCCACCAAGGAGTTGGACCGCTTTATCCAAGACCACCTGAAGCCAAGCCCCCAGTTCCAAGAGCAGGTGAAAAGGGCCATCGATGTCATATTGCGCTGCCTCCGTGAGAACTGTGTTCACAAGGTCTCAAGAGTCAGCAAG GGGGGCTCATTTGGCCGGGGCACAGACCTAAAGGGCAGCTGTGATGTCGAACTCATCATCTTCCTCACCTGCTTCACCAACTACAAGGACCAAGGGACCCGCAGTAGGGAGATCCTTGATGAGATTCGGATGCAGCTGGAATCTTGGTGGCAGCTCCAGGTCCCCAGCCTGAGCCTTAGTTTTCCGGAGCAGAATTCTCCTGAGACGTTGCAGTTCCAGGTCATGTCCACGGCCCTGGAAAGCCGGATAGATGTTAGCTTGCTGCCCGCCTTTGATGCCATGG GGCAGACCAACCCTGGCACCAAACCTAATCCCCAGGTCTACTCGACCCTCCTCAAAAGTGGCTGCCAGGAGGGTCAACATGCAGCCTGCTTCGCGGAGTTGAGGAGGAACTTCGTGAACACCCGCCCAGTCAAGCTGAAGAACCTGATTCTGCTCATAAAACACTGGTACCACCAG GTTGCAGCTCAGAACAAAGGAAAAGGGCCAGCCTGtgcctccctgcccccagcctaTGCCCTAGAACTCCTGACCATCTTTGCCTGGGAGCAGGGCTGTGGGATGGACCGTTTCAACATGGCCGAAGGCCTCCAGACTGTCCTGGGGCTTGTCCAAAAATATCAGCATCTCTGTGTCTATTGGACAGTCAACTATAGCATTGAAGACCCAGCTCTGAGGACACATCTTCTTGGCCAGCTTCGGAAATCCAG GCCCCTGGTGCTGGACCCAGCTGACCCCACCTGGAATGTGGGCCAGGGTAACTGGGAGCTGCTGGCCCAGGAAGCAGCAGCACTAGGGACACAGACCTGCTGTACAAATAGAAATGGAACACCTGTGCCGCCCTGGGACGTGATG CCAGCACTCCTTTACCAAACCCCAGCAGGGGACCTCGACAAGTTCATCAGTGAATTTCTCCAACCCAACCGCCAGTTCCTGACTCAAGTGAACAAAGCTGTTGATACCATCTGCTCATTCCTGAGGGAAAACTGCTTCCAGAATTCTCCCATCAAAGTGATTAAAGTGGTCAAG GGCGGCTCTTCAGCCAAAGGCACAGCTCTACGAGGTTGCTCTGACGCTGACCTAGTGGTGTTCCTCAGCTGCTTCAGTCACTTCACCGAGCAGGGGAACAAGCGAGCTGAGATCATTTCAGAGATCCGAGCCCAGCTGGAGGCATGTCAGCGGGAGCAGCAGTTCGAGGTGAAGTTCGAGGTCTCCAAATGGGAGAATCCGCGCGTGCTGAGCTTCTCACTGACATCCCAGACAATGCTGGACCAGAGTGTGGACTTTGATGTGTTGCCAGCCTTTAATGCCCTAG GTCAGCTGGTCTCCGGCTCTCGGCCCAGCCCTCAGGTCTACACTGACCTCATCCACAGCTACAGCAATGCAGGCGAGTACTCCACCTGCTTCACAGAGCTGCAGCGAGATTTCATCATCTCTCGCCCCACCAAACTGAAGAGTCTGATCCGGCTGGTGAAGCACTGGTACCGGCAG TGCAACAAGATGCCGAAGGGAAGAGGCTCCCTGCCCCCCCAACATGGGCTGGAACTCCTGACGGTATACGCCTGGGAGCAGGGTGGACAGGACCCCCAGTTCAACATGGCTGAGGGCTTCCGCACAGTCCTGGAGCTGGTCACCCAGTACCGCCAGCTCTGTATCTACTGGACCGTCAACTATGATGCTGAGGATGAGACCATTAGAGACTTCCTGAAATtgcagcttcagaaacccag
- the OAS3 gene encoding 2'-5'-oligoadenylate synthase 3 isoform X2, giving the protein MDVYRTPAAQLDKLVARSLQPSGEFVAATRRALGALDTALRERRAGPGAANLPRVLKTAKGGSFGRGTALRGGCDFELVIFFDCFKSYKDLGTHRAKVLKDMQALLESWWQTQLPGLRLEFTEQGMSGALRFRLASTDCENWMDVSLVPSFDVLGQLSSNSKPKPQVYSTLLNSGCQEGEHAACFAELRRNFINMRPTKLKNLILLVKHWYCQVCARGPRKETLPPVYALELLTIFAWEQGCKEDAFSLAKGLRTVFGLIQQYQHLCVFWTINYSFEDPAVGQFLQRQLKRPRPVILDPCDPTWDVGNGATWHWDVLAQEAESCYDQPCFLQGAGAPVQPWQVMDLPHSGRSGLDHPIRRDPNQGTLEDCKILDPGHLRAGSKPPSSPAPVSSGTASITPSMSGTVSDLSQIPTKELDRFIQDHLKPSPQFQEQVKRAIDVILRCLRENCVHKVSRVSKGGSFGRGTDLKGSCDVELIIFLTCFTNYKDQGTRSREILDEIRMQLESWWQLQVPSLSLSFPEQNSPETLQFQVMSTALESRIDVSLLPAFDAMGQTNPGTKPNPQVYSTLLKSGCQEGQHAACFAELRRNFVNTRPVKLKNLILLIKHWYHQVAAQNKGKGPACASLPPAYALELLTIFAWEQGCGMDRFNMAEGLQTVLGLVQKYQHLCVYWTVNYSIEDPALRTHLLGQLRKSRPLVLDPADPTWNVGQGNWELLAQEAAALGTQTCCTNRNGTPVPPWDVMPALLYQTPAGDLDKFISEFLQPNRQFLTQVNKAVDTICSFLRENCFQNSPIKVIKVVKGGSSAKGTALRGCSDADLVVFLSCFSHFTEQGNKRAEIISEIRAQLEACQREQQFEVKFEVSKWENPRVLSFSLTSQTMLDQSVDFDVLPAFNALGQLVSGSRPSPQVYTDLIHSYSNAGEYSTCFTELQRDFIISRPTKLKSLIRLVKHWYRQCNKMPKGRGSLPPQHGLELLTVYAWEQGGQDPQFNMAEGFRTVLELVTQYRQLCIYWTVNYDAEDETIRDFLKLQLQKPRPIILDPADPTGNLGCNARWDLLAKEAAACTSALCCTAQDGTPIQPWPVKAAV; this is encoded by the exons ATGGACGTGTACCGCACCCCTGCCGCCCAACTGGACAAGCTGGTGGCCCGCAGCCTGCAGCCGTCGGGGGAGTTCGTGGCGGCCACGCGGCGCGCACTGGGCGCCCTGGACACCGCCCTGAGGGAGCGCAGGGCCGGCCCAGGCGCCGCGAACCTGCCGCGGGTGCTGAAAACCGCCAAG gGAGGTTCCTTTGGCCGGGGCACAGCTCTCAGGGGTGGCTGTGATTTTGAACTTGTCATCTTCTTCGACTGCTTCAAGAGCTATAAGGACCTGGGGACCCACCGTGCAAAGGTCCTCAAGGACATGCAGGCGCTGCTGGAATCCTGGTGGCAGACCCAACTCCCTGGTCTGAGACTTGAGTTCACTGAGCAGGGCATGTCTGGGGCACTGCGGTTCCGATTGGCATCTACAGATTGTGAAAACTGGATGGATGTTAGCCTGGTGCCCTCTTTTGATGTCCTGG GGCAGCTCAGCTCCAACAGCAAACCCAAGCCCCAAGTCTACTCTACTCTCCTCAACAGTGGCTGCCAGGAGGGTGAGCATGCAGCCTGCTTTGCTGAGCTGCGGAGGAACTTCATAAACATGCGCCCAACCAAGCTGAAGAATCTGATCCTGCTTGTGAAGCACTGGTACTGCCAG GTGTGTGCACGGGGGCCAAGGAAGGAGACGCTGCCCCCGGTCTATGCCCTGGAGCTGCTGACCATCTTTGCCTGGGAGCAGGGTTGCAAGGAGGATGCCTTCAGCTTGGCCAAAGGCCTCCGGACTGTCTTCGGCCTGATCCAACAGTACCAGCACCTCTGTGTCTTCTGGACCATCAACTACAGCTTCGAGGACCCTGCTGTTGGGCAGTTCTTGCAGAGACAGCTTAAGAGACCCAG GCCTGTGATTCTGGACCCATGTGACCCCACATGGGATGTGGGGAATGGGGCCACCTGGCACTGGGATGTGCTAGCCCAGGAGGCAGAGTCCTGCTATGACCAGCCGTGCTTTCTGCAGGGGGCTGGAGCCCCTGTGCAGCCCTGGCAGGTGATG GACCTTCCACATTCTGGGCGCTCAGGTTTGGACCACCCCATCCGGCGAGACCCTAACCAGGGGACACTTGAAGACTGCAAGATCCTCGATCCAGGTCATCTAAGGGCAGGGAGTAAACCACCCTCATCCCCAGCTCCTGTCTCTTCAGGGACAGCCAGCATCACCCCCTCTATGTCCGGGACAGTCTCAGATCTGTCTCAGATTCCCACCAAGGAGTTGGACCGCTTTATCCAAGACCACCTGAAGCCAAGCCCCCAGTTCCAAGAGCAGGTGAAAAGGGCCATCGATGTCATATTGCGCTGCCTCCGTGAGAACTGTGTTCACAAGGTCTCAAGAGTCAGCAAG GGGGGCTCATTTGGCCGGGGCACAGACCTAAAGGGCAGCTGTGATGTCGAACTCATCATCTTCCTCACCTGCTTCACCAACTACAAGGACCAAGGGACCCGCAGTAGGGAGATCCTTGATGAGATTCGGATGCAGCTGGAATCTTGGTGGCAGCTCCAGGTCCCCAGCCTGAGCCTTAGTTTTCCGGAGCAGAATTCTCCTGAGACGTTGCAGTTCCAGGTCATGTCCACGGCCCTGGAAAGCCGGATAGATGTTAGCTTGCTGCCCGCCTTTGATGCCATGG GGCAGACCAACCCTGGCACCAAACCTAATCCCCAGGTCTACTCGACCCTCCTCAAAAGTGGCTGCCAGGAGGGTCAACATGCAGCCTGCTTCGCGGAGTTGAGGAGGAACTTCGTGAACACCCGCCCAGTCAAGCTGAAGAACCTGATTCTGCTCATAAAACACTGGTACCACCAG GTTGCAGCTCAGAACAAAGGAAAAGGGCCAGCCTGtgcctccctgcccccagcctaTGCCCTAGAACTCCTGACCATCTTTGCCTGGGAGCAGGGCTGTGGGATGGACCGTTTCAACATGGCCGAAGGCCTCCAGACTGTCCTGGGGCTTGTCCAAAAATATCAGCATCTCTGTGTCTATTGGACAGTCAACTATAGCATTGAAGACCCAGCTCTGAGGACACATCTTCTTGGCCAGCTTCGGAAATCCAG GCCCCTGGTGCTGGACCCAGCTGACCCCACCTGGAATGTGGGCCAGGGTAACTGGGAGCTGCTGGCCCAGGAAGCAGCAGCACTAGGGACACAGACCTGCTGTACAAATAGAAATGGAACACCTGTGCCGCCCTGGGACGTGATG CCAGCACTCCTTTACCAAACCCCAGCAGGGGACCTCGACAAGTTCATCAGTGAATTTCTCCAACCCAACCGCCAGTTCCTGACTCAAGTGAACAAAGCTGTTGATACCATCTGCTCATTCCTGAGGGAAAACTGCTTCCAGAATTCTCCCATCAAAGTGATTAAAGTGGTCAAG GGCGGCTCTTCAGCCAAAGGCACAGCTCTACGAGGTTGCTCTGACGCTGACCTAGTGGTGTTCCTCAGCTGCTTCAGTCACTTCACCGAGCAGGGGAACAAGCGAGCTGAGATCATTTCAGAGATCCGAGCCCAGCTGGAGGCATGTCAGCGGGAGCAGCAGTTCGAGGTGAAGTTCGAGGTCTCCAAATGGGAGAATCCGCGCGTGCTGAGCTTCTCACTGACATCCCAGACAATGCTGGACCAGAGTGTGGACTTTGATGTGTTGCCAGCCTTTAATGCCCTAG GTCAGCTGGTCTCCGGCTCTCGGCCCAGCCCTCAGGTCTACACTGACCTCATCCACAGCTACAGCAATGCAGGCGAGTACTCCACCTGCTTCACAGAGCTGCAGCGAGATTTCATCATCTCTCGCCCCACCAAACTGAAGAGTCTGATCCGGCTGGTGAAGCACTGGTACCGGCAG TGCAACAAGATGCCGAAGGGAAGAGGCTCCCTGCCCCCCCAACATGGGCTGGAACTCCTGACGGTATACGCCTGGGAGCAGGGTGGACAGGACCCCCAGTTCAACATGGCTGAGGGCTTCCGCACAGTCCTGGAGCTGGTCACCCAGTACCGCCAGCTCTGTATCTACTGGACCGTCAACTATGATGCTGAGGATGAGACCATTAGAGACTTCCTGAAATtgcagcttcagaaacccag